The proteins below come from a single Lodderomyces elongisporus chromosome 3, complete sequence genomic window:
- the MPT5 gene encoding protein necessary for high temperature growth, giving the protein MHNRSLSFNGSFIKIGSNNVTSGITHNGKSALWDTSNKLNQHLNLPNFALDNNEVLSTPLALPQAPAVPQTPAVAAPPQPTQLASTPGPAPSSHIHYERTKSSTPFQNLPQYTTLDERSLAHNNFNVTHHNQQQQQQQQQQHQQQQQQNQQQQQSQTPKHHTLPKNNVIPGDNELSTTKNKDNLLKAHYNGSDATLNGSLKLGGVSSDVNSLSSASTPPPASLSNKVFNTLDSHLDSHLDSHTQPHASSFTAAQKIDKDYLISIGKVPLNQLKPQILKLAKDQYGCRFLQKKIDENLILNYQARLNNFTIIFDEIHSHMYELIIDPFGNYLVQKMIAYCNQSNLDMILDTLQFNLFKISVNQHGTRALQKIIDSLSTNAQLNVLIRGLKPHIIDLIKDLNGNHVIQKILNKYEPADCQFIYDSIIEDLYIVATHKHGCCVLQKCLNHVTPAQLNQFSSAILQYDNFKVLINDQFGNYVLQYLISINSLEVSFQVLQNFHQYGIMNLCNSKFSSNVVEKYLKNCYNNESVNVAFANLKFDLIYRILIDDLNTLINDPFGNYVIQTLIDFLVNPRVNYDNVEKLAILLNNDAAKEDYLACHNLQVAIIKSWFQNCKIVSSFGKRIQSKINTILNNDAISLKPMNFNGNGSGNNHNSHNNNGNNGNHSTTNGNLNLNSNRRASQMNANGEFVENGSSFVKQSKPHTQPHYQQQTQHVFNNPYHAQTNSQGRYSSMDRSRRQGQATQNFQSIPYRNSLSHLDIRNGGGFLEYGFPARNAADFNNPLLIGNVLSRGPSMKSVAATNTNSSSSSYNNSTDNKNNNNQFNSTTPTNSNNNNNNNNNNIRYDENSFYQQVASNMKRFSVPTAKVAPDLSRSGSTNSPNQSHDFNAGGDDFHKMGNYEVSRNGSVSSLNFNSHLATSNSTTTANYKHSNTGTANVPYTTQHSASFQPNSNGTFTPQHSHQSSISSVHQQVYPQGEDKTGDLFNNNNNRINTSFNSVHNTNWPIQTLPLPHQPQNHQQQQQQQPYEAAVAPPQSHLKVAQAQNYFHSPVYHTHTPSWSPMTSSVQEKSVYGGGAQPW; this is encoded by the coding sequence ATGCACAATAGGAGTCTATCTTTTAATGGATCATTTATCAAAATTGGTAGTAATAATGTTACAAGTGGAATTACACACAATGGGAAATCAGCATTGTGGGATACTTCAAACAAACTAAATCAGCATCTCAACTTGCCAAATTTCGCCTTGGACAACAACGAAGTATTATCAACACCACTAGCATTACCCCAGGCGCCAGCAGTACCTCAAACACCAGCAGTTGCTGCACCACCCCAGCCAACTCAACTTGCATCAACGCCTGGCCCGGCCCCATCTTCCCACATCCACTATGAAAGAACCAAGTCCTCCACTCCCTTTCAAAATTTGCCACAATACACGACTTTGGATGAAAGAAGCCTTGCTCATAATAACTTTAATGTTACCCACcacaaccaacaacaacaacaacaacaacaacaacagcaccaacaacaacaacagcagaaccaacaacaacaacaactgcaaacCCCAAAGCATCATACTTTGCCTAAAAATAATGTTATTCCTGGTGACAATGAATTATCCACtacaaaaaataaggaTAATTTATTAAAGGCACATTATAATGGCTCAGATGCTACTTTAAATGGAAGTTTAAAGCTCGGTGGAGTTTCGAGCGACGTAAACTCTTTGTCATCAGCTTCTACTCCACCTCCTGCATCTCTAAGCAATAAAGTTTTCAACACTTTGGACTCTCACTTGGACTCTCACTTGGACTCCCATACTCAGCCCCATGCGAGTCTGTTCACTGCTGCACAAAAGATTGACAAAGATTACCTAATTTCAATAGGCAAAGTTCCCTTAAACCAACTCAAACCACAAATATTAAAGTTGGCAAAGGACCAATATGGCTGCCgctttttgcaaaagaaaattgatgaaaattTGATCCTCAACTACCAAGCGCGATTAAACAATTTCACCATTATCTTTGACGAAATTCATTCGCACATGTACGAATTGATTATAGATCCGTTTGGTAACTATTTGGTGCAGAAGATGATTGCTTATTGCAATCAGAGCAATTTGGATATGATCTTGGACACTTTGCAATTCAACTTGTTCAAAATATCGGTCAACCAGCACGGTACCAGGGCATTGCAAAAGATCATCGACAGTTTGAGCACTAATGCACAACTCAATGTATTGATTAGAGGCTTGAAACCGCATATTATCGATCTCATCAAGGACTTGAATGGAAACCATGttatacaaaaaatattgaacAAGTATGAGCCTGCTGACTGCCAATTCATATATGACTCAATCATTGAAGACTTGTACATTGTTGCAACACACAAGCACGGATGTTGCGTTTTGCAGAAATGCCTTAATCACGTTACCCCTGCTCAATTGAATCAGTTCTCGCTGGCAATATTGCAATATGATAATTTCAAAGTATTGATCAATGACCAATTCGGAAACTATGTTTTGCAATACTTGATTTCAATCAACTCACTTGAAGTAAGTTTCCAAGTACTTCAAAACTTTCACCAATATGGAATAATGAACTTGTGTAATTCAAAGTTTAGTTCGaatgttgttgaaaagtATTTGAAGAACTGTTATAACAATGAATCAGTTAATGTTGCTTTTGCCAATCTCAAGTTTGACTTGATTTATAGAATCTTGATTGATGATTTGAACACACTTATCAACGATCCGTTTGGTAATTATGTCATTCAAACATTGATTGATTTCTTAGTCAATCCAAGAGTGAACTATGATAATGTTGAAAAACTCGCAATTTTGTTGAACAATGATGCAGCAAAGGAAGACTATCTTGCTTGTCATAATCTTCAGGTTGCAATAATAAAATCATGGTTtcaaaattgcaaaattgtTTCATCCTTTGGCAAACGTATCCAGTCAAAGATTAACACTATATTGAACAACGACGCCATATCCTTGAAACCAATGAACTTTAATGGTAATGGTAGCggcaacaaccacaacagccacaacaacaatggcaACAATGGCAACCACAGCACCACTAACGGCAACCTCAAcctcaacagcaacagaaGAGCCAGTCAAATGAATGCCAATGgtgaatttgttgaaaatggaAGCTCCTTTGTCAAACAATCAAAGCCACACACACAGCCTcattaccaacaacaaactcaGCATGTGTTCAATAACCCTTATCACGCACAAACTAACTCTCAAGGTAGATATTCAAGTATGGATCGTTCAAGGCGCCAAGGTCAAGCAACCCAAAATTTCCAGTCCATACCTTACCGAAACAGTTTATCTCACCTTGATATTAGAAATGGTGGTGGATTCTTGGAGTATGGGTTTCCAGCAAGAAATGCGGCAGATTTTAACAACCCTTTATTAATCGGTAATGTATTATCTAGAGGTCCATCGATGAAGCTGGTTGCTGCTACCAACACTAATAGTAGCTCGAGTAGCTACAATAACAGTACCgataacaaaaataataacaacCAGTTTAATTCCACCACTCCtaccaacagcaacaataacaataacaataacaataataacatTAGGTATGATGAGAACTCCTTCTACCAGCAAGTAGCTAGCAATATGAAAAGATTTTCAGTGCCAACTGCCAAGGTTGCCCCTGATTTGAGTAGGTCTGGCAGTACCAACTCCCCCAACCAGTCTCATGATTTCAACgctggtggtgatgatttTCATAAAATGGGAAATTATGAAGTTAGTAGAAATGGGAGCGTATCTTCTTTAAACTTTAATTCACATTTAGCTACTAGCAAtagtactactactgccAACTACAAACACAGCAACACAGGTACCGCTAATGTGCCTTATACAACTCAGCATTCAGCATCATTCCAACCAAATTCTAATGGTACTTTTACCCCACAACACCTGCATCAATCGTCAATCTCCTCTGTGCATCAACAAGTTTATCCACAGGGAGAAGACAAAACAGGCGATTTgtttaacaacaataacaaccgTATTAATACAAGTTTTAATTCAGTTCATAACACCAATTGGCCAATACAAACATTGCCATTACCTCATCAACCACAAAATcaccaacagcagcagcaacaacaaccataCGAAGCTGCTGTAGCTCCACCACAGAGTCACTTGAAGGTTGCGCAAGCACAAAATTATTTCCATAGCCCCGTATatcatacacatactccttCGTGGTCACCAATGACTTCTTCTGTCCAAGAAAAATCTGTTTACGGAGGTGGTGCACAACCATGGTGA